The DNA segment GGGCGGCGATGGTGAGCGCGAGGGCCGAAATGCGGGCATGGGACTTCGTAAAGGGTCCTCCGAGGGAAAGTTGTGCAGAATCATAAAGAGGGTAGCCTATCCTTCCACTTCCCGGTGACGCCAGGCCGGGCAGTCGGTACGGTGTGGCTGTGACCACACCACGCATTCCGTCCGGTACCGCCAAAACCCTCGGGCCCATCAACTGGGTCATCTGCAAGGTGATCGCCAAAGGTGCTGGGGTGCCCAATCCTCACTTGTTCACCACCCTCGGGCGCACCGGTGGGCTGTATCGGGCATGGCTGTTCTACAGCGGCCACCTGATGCCCGGCGGGAAGATCTCACGCAAGGAAACCGAAATGGTGATCCTGCGCGTGGCGCACCTGCGCGATTCCGCGTACGAGATGGACCACCACATCCGGCTGGGCAAGCGGGCGGGCATCGACCGGGATCTGCTCGAGCTGATCGAGACCGGACCCGACGCACCGGGACTGTCGACGCGGTATCGGACCATTCTGACCGCGGTCGACGAACTCATCGCCACCAAGATTCTCTTCGACGCGACCTGGGCTCAACTGGCCACCCAGTTCGACGAGCGGCGACTCATCGAGTTCGTCCTGCTGGTCACCCAATACGACGGCCTGGCAACCACTCTCGCGACCCTGCGGGTCGAGCGGGATTACGGCGACCGGCCACCGCGTCCGTGAGCGAGTCAGTCGAGACCGCACTGCGGCGCGCGCTCGAGATGATCGAGCCGACGACGCTGCGCGAGTTGGCGCGCACCGACGGTGGCTACGTCGAACTGCTGCCGGACGTGCCCGCACCGAACCCGTCGCCGGCGAGCATCGCGATGAACAACCGCGTGGTCGCCGCGATCTACGAGAAGCTGTGGCGTCCGTTCGGGGTGTCCATGATGGGCATCGCCGGCATGTCGATGGCGGCCGAGCGCGCCAAAGCCGTCGCCGACCTGAGGTTGAACGGGCCGCAACGAGTGCTCGACGTCGCGTGCGGCCCCGGCAATTTCACCAAGTTCCTGTCCGAGAAACTCACCGGTGACGGTATCGCGATCGGCTTCGACATCTCCGAGGCCATGATCGCCCGCGCAGTGCAGGACAACCGTGGACCACGTGCGGCGTACGTACGCGGAGACGCTGCCCACCTGCCGTATTCGGACGACGCTTTCGACGCCGTATGCTGCTACGCCGCACTGTATCTCGTTCCGAAGCCCATGACAGTGCTGGACGAGTTGATTCGCGTCGTCCGCCCGGGTGGACGCATCGCGATCATGACCAGCTGCGAGCCTCGTCCGGCCCCGCTGGGCACAGTCGTCGGCTTCGGCACCGGCCTGGCGGGCGTGCGGATGTTTCCGAGGAACCTGTTCGTCGACGTGTTCGAGGCGTCGGGACTGACCGAGATTCAGCAGGACGTCCGGGGACTGGCCCAGTTCGTCAGTGCCACGAAACAGTAACGGGCAGAGGCGAACCTACGGGCCGATACTGCTGTTCTTCGCCAGTTTCCTACCGGCCGCCGAGCCGAGCCGGTTGAGCGGGGCGAGCAGGTCCTGGTACCGCGGACCGACGACGCGCGGAATCAGATCGAACACACGGGCATCGGGGCCGATCAGAACACGAGGCCTGTTTCGTTCCACTCCGGCGAGTATCACCTTGGCCGCTCTCGTCGGGGTGGTGAGTGCGATCTGCTGGAAGCGGCGCGAGGCCTCGTCAGGAGCACCGAGATCATCCATTCCGCGAGCGTTGGCCACGATGTTGGTCTTGATCCCACCGGGGTGCACGCACGTGACTCCTACGGGATGGCGAGCGACCTTCATTTCCTGACGCAACGCCTCGGTGAAGCCGCGGACGGCGAACTTCGCCGAGTTGTACGCACTCTGACCGGGGATACCCATCAGGCCGAACACGCTGGAGACATTGACGAGATGACCTTCCCCGGAGTCGATCAACGCCGGCAGAAAAGCTTTGGTGCCGTTGGCAACCCCCCAGAAGTCGATGTTCATGACCCACTCGAAGTCCTCCCAGGTCATGTCCACCACATCTGCGCCCAGTGCGACGCCGGCGTTGTTCGCCACGAAGTTGACGCGTCCGAATTCGCCGATGACGGCGTCGGCATGCGAGTAGACCGCGGCCCGGTCCGATACGTCCAGCTCGTACGGCACCGTGCGCGCTCCGATCTTCTCGCACAGAACCACGGTCTCCCCGAGCCCTTCACCGTCGATGTCGGACAGCGCAAGCTGCGCTCCACGGTTCGCCAGATTCAGCGCGAGGGCTCGGCCGATTCCCGAACCCGCGCCGGATACGACGGCTACCTTGTTCTCGAAATTCTTCATGTGCGCACTTCCGCGTTCTGTTCGTCGGGTCCGACTCCGGTCAGTCTCCACAGCGCCGAGGTGAGGGTGCCGTCGAGCATTCCGGCCGAATCCAGGAAGGCGACGGTGCTCGCGGCGTCCCGACGTCTGATCTCGGATCGACGACGCCGCGACGCGAACGCGCCTCGAGCAGAACTGATGCCGATGGATCGGTACACCTCGAACGACACTCCGAGACGGAGAATCACGTTGGCCAGCAGAGCGAGCAGCACACGGTTGTACGCGCGAGCCATCGCATTCGAGTTGGTCTGCGCAGCAACCACTTCCGATCGCGCGGACGCAAAACGATCGGCGCTCCCGAGCCCATGGATCTTCACGGCCTGTCGAACATGGGGTTCGATACCGGGGTCGGTCACCGCACCGGCCATCGACCGGGCAAAGGTCTCCTCGACCAACAGAATGGACGCGTGCGATGCTGCACCCAGCGGTAGAAAGCCCAACAGCTTGGCGGCCGTGGTCGTGCCCCGCGGCGGCTTGTAGGGCGGAACTTGCGTGGCGCGAACCAGCCGTCCGAAGGTGATCGTGGTCCGCGAACCGCCTGCAACCTCGTCGAGAGCATTGCGCGAATCGGTGCTGTTGAGCCCCTCCTCCGCTACCCGCCTGAGCTGGTTACCGATCAGCATGGCCGACAGATACGACACCGTGCTCCATCTGCTCACTGCCTCGTGCAGAGCCAAGGTACGCCGATCCTGCTCGGCCAACCTGCCCCACAGGCGGGTCCCGTACAACGTCACCGAGTCTCTCGGCAACGCCGACGCCTCACTCTGCCAGGGTGATTCCCAGTCGATGTCGACATACGGATCGTACTGGACCGCCGACGAGCGTGGGCTCATACCAGATCGTCCGGCATGGCGCGGGTCATCTTCCACAGGCGACGGGTCACGACACCGTCGCACATGCCGGCGTCGGCGAAGAATCGGATCATCGGTTCGGAGAAGAACTGCATGTTGGTCTTGTAGGTGGGACTGGCCATGGCGGTGACGATTCCGCGAATGGGGTTGATCCCGACGGATCGGTACACGCGCGGATTGATGAGTGCGATGTACGTGAAGTTGGCGATCGTCGCAAGGATGACGCGGTGGACCGCACGATTGACTCGATTGGTCGATTGCATCGCGCGCACCATTTCTTCACGGGCGTAGGTGATGTGACGCGACTCCTCGATCACGTGGATGCGCATCATCTGGCGCAGGTGTGGCTGCATTTCGGGATCGTTCTGCGCTTCTCGCTGCGCCCGATCGAGGACCTCCTCGATGAGAAGAGTCCCGCCGTACGTGGCCGGTCCGAGAGGGAGAAACTGACCGAGCTTCGCAACGACGAGACCCACTCTGGGCAGGAGGTAGGGCTTCAGGCCCGCCTTCTCGATCAACTTTCCGAACATGATCGAGTGGCGCGATTCCTCGCCGACCTCGGCTATCGAGTACATCGAATGATCGGAGAACGTGCCCTTGCCGAACACCCGAAGCAGATTTGCACTGAGAAACCCCTCGGCGTAGATACCGAACGAGAGAATGCTGACGATCTCGTGTCGCCCCAGTTCACGACGCTGCTCTTCGGAGAGCTTGTCCCACAACTTGGTTCGGTACAGCGAGGTTCGATGTTCGGGCATCCAGCGCATTCCGTCGACCACAGGAGCATCCCAGTCGATGTCGACCTCGCCATCGTAGAACTTGTTGGCAGTCGACTTCAGCAAGCGACTCGCGGTTTTCTCACGAGGCCCGACGGTCCGCGCCCGGGTGGCAGCCAAGTCCTCGGTCGCCAGTGCAGCGCGCCTCGACACCCCCGCGTCACTGCCCCGGTCACCTACAAGTGCACGCTTCACAACCGATCCCCCCCTTGCGATCGACGACTCCCCCGAGACTTCGACTGACCAGAACTCACGGTAGCCAGTACCGGCGGTAGTAGGTACTGTGACAAAGTGTGGTTCACGTCACCGGACGTGTCAACCCCGAGGAGTGTCGAGACGTGTCCCACTGCAAGAAGATCGATGCGCGCACCGAACGCTGGCGAGAGCACCGACTTCACGTGCGGCGAGAGTTGGTCGCGGCCGCACTGATCGCGATCGATGTGCAAGGCCCGAACGTCAGCATGGGCGATATAGCGAAGGTGGCGGGGACGGCCAAGCCCAAGCTGTATCGACACTTTGCCGACCGTTCCGATCTGCATACGTCAATAGTCCAGAACGTCCAGGACATGTTGTGGGACCGGATCATGAACACCGTCGACCTGGTCGAGGATTCCGTCGCCGATCTCATCGATCGCAGCGTCGCCGGTTACGCGGCGGTTGTCGTAGAACATCCCAACCTGTTCCGGTTTCTGGTCCACGGCCACTTCCTGAGTCGCTCCAGCGACCGCACGACTCCACGGCGCACCGCAGGTGACCCAGCGTTGGATTCCACTCGTGCCGCATCCGACATGGTGGCCCGAATATTGGCAGACGCCATACAGGAACCCGCTGTGGACAATTCGACCGTCGAGATGGTGTCCTACTCGACGTTCGGAGCGGTGGCAACCGCAACGGACTGGTGGCTCGGCAGCTCCGACGACCACGAATCCACCATGACCATCGAAGTATTCACCGCGCATCTGGCGGCCATCGTGCGAGGTCTCGTCGAGTCCTCGAGTGCGCTCCTCGGTATCCGCATCGAATCCGACCGACCCATACATCTCGCGTTCGTTCGTGACCAGGAGTGCACCTGTGAGTGATCTATCCGGTAAGCCCGATTTCCGCGGACCGGCAACTCTGACTTTCGAGGCCCCTCCTGCCGAGTTCGAGGTGCAGGTAGATCTGCGCGGACACTCCCAACCCATCGACGGCATCTTCCGCTGGTACGGCCGCGTCCGGCCACACGAGGCACTGCAGAGTTTCATGGCGGCTGCCGGCAGCCGCCGCAAAGGCAGGCTGAGCACCGAAAGCGGTGATGTGCCCGTCCTGGTGAGCGACGTGGACTTCTGGGGCCGATACCGCCTGCAAGGCACCGGGATGCCGCCGTATCCGCTCGTACCCGAGGAAGACCCGGACAGCAAGTCCGACGACGTTGTCGCGCCTTCCCCCGAGGACCAGGCCCTCCACCGCGCCGCAGAGCTACTCGAACCCGAATTTCATACGGCTGCGGTCACCACCGACGGCTATGTGGAGCTGCTGGGCGGTACTCCTGCCCCGTCACCGACGGCTGCGAGTCGAGCCATGAACAACCCTCTGGTGGCCTCGATCTACGAAAAGCTCTGGCGTCCTGCCGGTGTCGCCATGATGGGAGTAGGCGGCATCTCGATGTCCGCCGAACGCGACAAGGCCGTCGAAGACCTACGGCTGTCCGGAGACATGAAGGTACTGGACGTGGCAGCGGGACCGGGAAACTTCACCAGGTACCTCTCCGACCACCTGAGCGGTGATGGCATCACCATCGGGTTCGACATCTCCGAGCAGATGATCAGGCGCGCCGTTCGCGACAACCGCGGCCCCCACGCCGCCTACATGCGCGGTGATGCGCAGTCACTTCCGTTTGCCGACAACACATTCGACGCCGTCTGCTGCTTCGCTGCCCTGTACCTGATACCGAATCCATTGACCGTCGTCGACGAACTCGTCCGGGTTCTCCGGCCGGGCGGTCGAATCGCGATCATGACGAGCTACGGCCGCAACGCCGCTCCGGTCAAATCGGTGCTGGGGGCGGTGTCGGAACGCATCGGGGTCCGCATGTTCGACAAGGATCAGTTCACGTCGATCTTCGCGCAGTGCGGCATGACCGAGATCGAGCAGGAAGTACGCGGTCTCGCCCAGTTCGTCAGCGCCACCAACGCCCACTGACGAAATCTCAGGTCTTGGGTCCGTAGTCGCTGACGATCCACTGCCCGTCCTGATCGGTGACCGTCACCAGCAGAAGGTTGGGCACCTTCCCCGGGTCGGGCTGCTGCACGTTCTGCGTCGTCTGCTGAGCGAACACCGCCACCTTGTACTCACCACCGGACTCGGAATCGATTGCTGCCGAGAGGACCTCGCCGGTCGCCACCACCTGCGACTCGTTCATGATCGCCGTCAGCGCCTCGCGGACCCCGTCGTACCTGTCCTGCAGGGACTGCGACGCCCCCTGGTCGACACCCTGGAAGAAGGCGTCGAGGTTGCGGTAGTCGTAAGTCAACGACCGCGCGGTGTACTCGGTCGCCGTGTTCACCGCCATCTGCCGGTCCTGTTCCTGTTCACGCTCGGCAGCCAGATCGCCTGCTGCAGAATGCCACAGCACGCCGAAGACCACCGCAAGCACCACACCCGGTACTGCCTCAGCGACCACCGGCCACCGAATCC comes from the Rhodococcus sp. SBT000017 genome and includes:
- a CDS encoding class I SAM-dependent methyltransferase produces the protein MSESVETALRRALEMIEPTTLRELARTDGGYVELLPDVPAPNPSPASIAMNNRVVAAIYEKLWRPFGVSMMGIAGMSMAAERAKAVADLRLNGPQRVLDVACGPGNFTKFLSEKLTGDGIAIGFDISEAMIARAVQDNRGPRAAYVRGDAAHLPYSDDAFDAVCCYAALYLVPKPMTVLDELIRVVRPGGRIAIMTSCEPRPAPLGTVVGFGTGLAGVRMFPRNLFVDVFEASGLTEIQQDVRGLAQFVSATKQ
- a CDS encoding carboxymuconolactone decarboxylase family protein → MAVTTPRIPSGTAKTLGPINWVICKVIAKGAGVPNPHLFTTLGRTGGLYRAWLFYSGHLMPGGKISRKETEMVILRVAHLRDSAYEMDHHIRLGKRAGIDRDLLELIETGPDAPGLSTRYRTILTAVDELIATKILFDATWAQLATQFDERRLIEFVLLVTQYDGLATTLATLRVERDYGDRPPRP
- a CDS encoding DUF4873 domain-containing protein; its protein translation is MSDLSGKPDFRGPATLTFEAPPAEFEVQVDLRGHSQPIDGIFRWYGRVRPHEALQSFMAAAGSRRKGRLSTESGDVPVLVSDVDFWGRYRLQGTGMPPYPLVPEEDPDSKSDDVVAPSPEDQALHRAAELLEPEFHTAAVTTDGYVELLGGTPAPSPTAASRAMNNPLVASIYEKLWRPAGVAMMGVGGISMSAERDKAVEDLRLSGDMKVLDVAAGPGNFTRYLSDHLSGDGITIGFDISEQMIRRAVRDNRGPHAAYMRGDAQSLPFADNTFDAVCCFAALYLIPNPLTVVDELVRVLRPGGRIAIMTSYGRNAAPVKSVLGAVSERIGVRMFDKDQFTSIFAQCGMTEIEQEVRGLAQFVSATNAH
- a CDS encoding diiron oxygenase — protein: MSPRSSAVQYDPYVDIDWESPWQSEASALPRDSVTLYGTRLWGRLAEQDRRTLALHEAVSRWSTVSYLSAMLIGNQLRRVAEEGLNSTDSRNALDEVAGGSRTTITFGRLVRATQVPPYKPPRGTTTAAKLLGFLPLGAASHASILLVEETFARSMAGAVTDPGIEPHVRQAVKIHGLGSADRFASARSEVVAAQTNSNAMARAYNRVLLALLANVILRLGVSFEVYRSIGISSARGAFASRRRRSEIRRRDAASTVAFLDSAGMLDGTLTSALWRLTGVGPDEQNAEVRT
- a CDS encoding SDR family oxidoreductase, whose product is MKNFENKVAVVSGAGSGIGRALALNLANRGAQLALSDIDGEGLGETVVLCEKIGARTVPYELDVSDRAAVYSHADAVIGEFGRVNFVANNAGVALGADVVDMTWEDFEWVMNIDFWGVANGTKAFLPALIDSGEGHLVNVSSVFGLMGIPGQSAYNSAKFAVRGFTEALRQEMKVARHPVGVTCVHPGGIKTNIVANARGMDDLGAPDEASRRFQQIALTTPTRAAKVILAGVERNRPRVLIGPDARVFDLIPRVVGPRYQDLLAPLNRLGSAAGRKLAKNSSIGP
- a CDS encoding diiron oxygenase; this translates as MSRRAALATEDLAATRARTVGPREKTASRLLKSTANKFYDGEVDIDWDAPVVDGMRWMPEHRTSLYRTKLWDKLSEEQRRELGRHEIVSILSFGIYAEGFLSANLLRVFGKGTFSDHSMYSIAEVGEESRHSIMFGKLIEKAGLKPYLLPRVGLVVAKLGQFLPLGPATYGGTLLIEEVLDRAQREAQNDPEMQPHLRQMMRIHVIEESRHITYAREEMVRAMQSTNRVNRAVHRVILATIANFTYIALINPRVYRSVGINPIRGIVTAMASPTYKTNMQFFSEPMIRFFADAGMCDGVVTRRLWKMTRAMPDDLV
- a CDS encoding TetR/AcrR family transcriptional regulator, whose product is MSHCKKIDARTERWREHRLHVRRELVAAALIAIDVQGPNVSMGDIAKVAGTAKPKLYRHFADRSDLHTSIVQNVQDMLWDRIMNTVDLVEDSVADLIDRSVAGYAAVVVEHPNLFRFLVHGHFLSRSSDRTTPRRTAGDPALDSTRAASDMVARILADAIQEPAVDNSTVEMVSYSTFGAVATATDWWLGSSDDHESTMTIEVFTAHLAAIVRGLVESSSALLGIRIESDRPIHLAFVRDQECTCE